In the Alphaproteobacteria bacterium GM7ARS4 genome, one interval contains:
- a CDS encoding outer membrane lipoprotein-sorting protein: protein MIKYLFILPFIVTPAYADTTQPERGKDVLLSFSSPEKIGEEIALEYDRRDIGFESQIARMEMILRNAYGQENHREMESRTLERPALDVGDMSMLLFFSPRDLNGTAFLSHAEILEPDDQWLYLPSIKRVKRISSKNKSGAFLGLEFAYEDITGNEVGKYTWRYDAIEPCPGQETLECYRSTSVPRYEHSGYTKRVSWIDVDEMRLYRLDFYDRKGEKLKTQTNDDYKEYLGRYWRPGRLRMVNHQTGKSTELFFKDYQFKTGLTEQDFNQASLKRVR from the coding sequence ATGATAAAATATCTCTTCATTCTTCCTTTCATCGTGACTCCTGCCTACGCTGATACAACACAGCCAGAGCGAGGGAAAGATGTCTTGCTATCCTTCTCTTCTCCTGAAAAAATAGGTGAGGAAATAGCTCTCGAATACGATAGGCGGGATATTGGCTTTGAAAGCCAAATAGCGCGTATGGAAATGATTTTGCGTAATGCTTACGGTCAGGAAAATCATAGGGAGATGGAATCACGCACTCTCGAACGACCTGCTCTTGATGTTGGCGATATGTCGATGCTGTTGTTTTTTAGTCCTCGGGATCTCAATGGCACAGCATTTCTTTCCCACGCGGAAATCCTTGAGCCAGATGACCAATGGCTCTACCTGCCCTCCATTAAGAGAGTCAAGCGTATCTCTTCCAAGAATAAATCAGGCGCCTTCCTTGGCTTGGAATTTGCCTATGAAGATATTACAGGCAATGAAGTAGGAAAATATACGTGGCGCTATGATGCCATAGAGCCATGTCCAGGGCAAGAGACCTTAGAATGCTATCGCTCGACCTCCGTCCCTCGATATGAACATTCTGGCTATACAAAGCGTGTTTCGTGGATAGATGTGGATGAGATGCGACTCTACCGCCTAGATTTTTATGATCGAAAGGGAGAGAAACTCAAAACCCAAACCAACGACGACTATAAAGAGTATCTTGGGCGGTATTGGCGTCCCGGTAGGTTGCGTATGGTGAATCACCAAACAGGAAAAAGCACGGAATTGTTTTTCAAAGACTACCAATTTAAAACGGGGCTCACAGAGCAAGACTTTAATCAGGCAAGTCTAAAACGGGTGCGATAG